One Pantoea trifolii DNA segment encodes these proteins:
- the cydD gene encoding heme ABC transporter permease/ATP-binding protein CydD: MNKSRQQELLRWLRQQRHHGARNLRVASLLGFAGALVIIAQAWLLASLLQNLVVAQQPRASLLTDFLLLLLCFVLRAGLHYAREMAGHRAGVAIRRTLRQQVLDRLNVLGPAWIQGKPAGSWATLLLEQIEEMQEYYARYLPQMSLAVFIPLAILIAIFPINWAAGLILLVTAPLIPLFMAMVGMGAADANRRNFVALARLSGDFYDRLRGRETLRLFYRGAAEQEAIAASTTDFRQRTMEVLRLAFLSSAVLEFFASLAIAVVAVYFGFSYLGELNFGHYSTGVTLFAGFLALILAPEFFQPLRDLGTFYHAKAQAIGGADALEQFLRESPDPTIEHASRELSLTAPLHLHAQDLVVMTASGEALSQSLNFTLDAGKRVALVGQSGAGKTALMNVLLGFLPYHGSLQINGQELRDISRDSWQKHIAWVGQNPHLPAQTLRENLLLNSRIDDATLMSVLQRAGVDEFLDRLPQGLETVLGDGGVGLSVGQAQRIAVARALLKPAQLLLLDEPGSGLDSQSEQHVINALQQAATQQTTLMITHQLNELASWDEVWVMQAGQLVQQGHWQELIEQDGPLREMAQHRQKEIV; this comes from the coding sequence ATGAACAAATCACGGCAACAAGAACTTCTTCGCTGGCTCCGTCAGCAACGTCATCACGGTGCGCGCAACTTGCGTGTGGCTTCGCTGTTGGGTTTTGCTGGCGCACTGGTCATTATCGCCCAAGCCTGGTTACTGGCTTCACTGCTGCAAAATCTGGTGGTCGCGCAACAACCTCGCGCCTCACTGCTCACCGATTTTCTGTTGCTGCTGCTGTGCTTTGTCTTACGTGCTGGATTGCATTACGCCCGCGAAATGGCAGGACATCGCGCTGGCGTCGCCATTCGCCGTACGCTGCGTCAGCAGGTTCTGGATCGCCTCAATGTGCTCGGTCCCGCCTGGATTCAGGGTAAACCCGCAGGCAGTTGGGCTACGCTGCTGCTCGAACAAATCGAAGAGATGCAGGAATACTACGCGCGCTATTTGCCACAAATGTCGCTAGCTGTCTTCATTCCGTTAGCTATTTTGATCGCCATTTTCCCGATTAACTGGGCGGCAGGATTGATTCTGCTGGTGACCGCGCCACTGATTCCTCTGTTTATGGCGATGGTTGGTATGGGCGCGGCGGATGCCAACCGCCGCAACTTTGTTGCTCTCGCAAGGCTGAGCGGTGATTTTTACGATCGTCTGCGTGGACGTGAAACGTTGCGCCTGTTCTATCGCGGCGCGGCAGAGCAAGAGGCAATTGCCGCCAGCACCACCGATTTCCGTCAACGCACCATGGAAGTGTTGCGCCTGGCGTTTCTCTCTTCCGCCGTGCTGGAGTTTTTTGCCTCACTGGCGATTGCTGTCGTCGCGGTCTATTTCGGTTTCTCTTACCTTGGCGAACTGAATTTTGGTCATTACAGCACCGGCGTAACCCTGTTTGCCGGTTTCCTGGCATTAATTCTGGCACCTGAATTTTTCCAGCCGTTACGCGATTTAGGCACTTTTTATCACGCCAAAGCGCAAGCGATTGGCGGAGCTGATGCGCTGGAACAGTTTCTCCGTGAAAGTCCCGACCCAACCATAGAACACGCTTCTCGCGAGCTTTCCCTCACGGCACCGCTTCATCTTCATGCTCAGGATTTGGTGGTAATGACCGCCAGCGGTGAAGCGCTGTCTCAATCACTAAATTTTACTCTCGACGCCGGTAAACGCGTGGCGTTGGTAGGACAAAGCGGCGCAGGGAAAACCGCGCTAATGAACGTCTTACTGGGTTTCCTGCCTTATCATGGTTCGCTGCAGATCAATGGACAGGAGCTCCGCGATATTAGCCGTGATAGCTGGCAAAAACATATCGCCTGGGTTGGCCAAAATCCCCATTTACCCGCGCAAACGCTGCGTGAAAATCTGCTGCTCAATAGCCGCATTGATGACGCTACGCTCATGTCGGTTCTACAACGCGCGGGCGTTGATGAGTTTTTAGATCGTCTGCCACAAGGATTAGAAACCGTTTTAGGCGATGGTGGCGTGGGCCTTTCCGTTGGGCAGGCGCAGCGTATCGCCGTAGCGCGTGCCTTGCTTAAACCCGCACAACTGCTGCTGCTTGATGAGCCCGGTTCCGGACTGGATAGTCAGAGCGAGCAGCATGTCATCAATGCCTTGCAACAAGCAGCCACTCAGCAAACCACGCTGATGATCACGCACCAACTTAACGAGCTCGCGAGTTGGGATGAAGTGTGGGTGATGCAGGCGGGGCAACTGGTGCAACAAGGCCATTGGCAGGAGCTGATTGAACAAGATGGACCACTGCGGGAAATGGCGCAGCATCGTCAAAAGGAGATCGTGTAA
- the trxB gene encoding thioredoxin-disulfide reductase, with protein sequence MSTAKHSKLLILGSGPAGYTAAVYAARANLNPVLITGLEKGGQLTTTTEVENWPGDANDLTGPALMERMQEHAEKFNTEIIFDHIHTVDLQNRPFRLVGDSGEYTADALIIATGASARYLGLPSEEAFKGKGVSACATCDGFFYRNQKVAVIGGGNTAVEEALYLANIAAEVHLIHRRDSFRAEKILIDRLMEKVRNGNIVLHTDRTLNEVVGDQMGVTGLKLLSTKGEAAESIDVAGLFVAIGHSPNTAIFDGQLDLENGYIKVQSGLHGNATQTSIPGVFAAGDVMDHIYRQAITSAGTGCMAALDAERFLDGLVKNDK encoded by the coding sequence ATGAGTACGGCCAAACACAGTAAGCTGCTCATTCTGGGCTCCGGCCCTGCCGGTTACACTGCTGCGGTATATGCAGCGCGCGCTAACCTGAATCCGGTATTAATCACCGGGCTGGAAAAAGGGGGTCAGCTCACCACCACCACCGAGGTGGAGAACTGGCCAGGCGATGCAAACGATCTGACCGGTCCAGCGTTGATGGAACGCATGCAAGAGCATGCTGAGAAATTCAACACCGAGATCATTTTTGACCACATTCATACCGTCGATTTGCAGAACCGTCCGTTCCGTCTGGTCGGCGACAGCGGTGAATACACTGCAGATGCCTTGATCATCGCAACTGGCGCCTCAGCGCGTTATCTCGGTCTGCCATCAGAAGAAGCGTTCAAAGGCAAAGGCGTATCTGCTTGCGCGACCTGTGATGGTTTCTTCTACCGCAACCAGAAAGTTGCCGTGATTGGTGGAGGCAACACTGCCGTTGAGGAGGCACTTTACCTGGCTAACATTGCCGCTGAAGTGCATCTGATTCACCGTCGCGACAGCTTCCGCGCGGAGAAAATCCTCATCGACCGTCTGATGGAAAAAGTGCGTAATGGCAACATCGTGCTGCACACCGATCGCACGCTGAACGAAGTGGTCGGCGATCAAATGGGCGTGACAGGCTTGAAACTGCTTTCTACCAAAGGTGAAGCGGCGGAATCAATCGATGTCGCTGGTCTGTTTGTTGCTATCGGCCATAGTCCAAATACCGCAATCTTTGATGGTCAGCTGGATTTAGAAAATGGCTACATCAAAGTGCAGTCTGGTTTGCATGGTAACGCCACTCAAACCAGCATCCCAGGCGTGTTCGCTGCCGGCGATGTGATGGATCATATTTATCGCCAGGCCATTACCTCTGCCGGTACCGGCTGTATGGCTGCGCTGGATGCGGAACGCTTCCTTGATGGACTGGTTAAAAACGATAAGTAA
- the lrp gene encoding leucine-responsive transcriptional regulator Lrp, protein MVDNKKRPGKDLDRIDRNILNELQKDGRISNVELSKRVGLSPTPCLERVRRLERQGFILGYTAQLNPHYLDASLLVFVEITLNRGAPDVFEQFNAAVQKLEETQECHLVSGDFDYLLKTRVPDMSAYRKLLGETLLRLPGVNDTRTYVVMEEVKQSNRLVIKTR, encoded by the coding sequence ATGGTAGACAATAAGAAACGCCCCGGAAAAGATTTAGATCGTATCGACAGAAATATTCTGAATGAACTGCAGAAAGACGGTCGAATTTCCAATGTCGAGCTTTCCAAACGTGTTGGATTATCGCCAACGCCTTGTCTTGAGCGCGTACGCCGCCTCGAACGTCAAGGCTTCATTCTGGGCTACACCGCGCAGCTCAATCCCCATTATCTGGATGCTTCATTGCTGGTTTTCGTTGAGATTACTCTGAATCGTGGTGCACCAGATGTGTTTGAGCAATTTAACGCCGCTGTGCAAAAACTTGAGGAAACTCAAGAATGTCACCTCGTTTCCGGTGACTTTGACTACCTGCTGAAAACCCGCGTACCGGATATGTCCGCCTATCGTAAACTGCTGGGCGAAACCTTGCTGCGTCTGCCGGGCGTAAACGACACCCGTACTTACGTGGTGATGGAAGAGGTCAAACAGAGCAATCGTCTGGTGATCAAAACCCGGTAG
- a CDS encoding DNA translocase FtsK 4TM domain-containing protein — protein sequence MSQEYTEDKDVSLQPLSSGRRLLEALLILVALFAIYLMVSLVSFNPSDPSWSQTAWHEPIHNLGGSVGAWLADTLLFIFGVMAYAIPPVIIGLCWITFRQRDRQDYIDYFAVGLRLIGVLALVVTTCGLAALNVDDIWYFASGGVIGSLVSNAMAPWFSSAGGTLTLLCVWAAGITLYTGWSWLTIAEKIGGVVMGVLTFASNRSRHDEPWQEEEYDDEEQADEASPSMPALQPANEEDDVLLAKPRKISEPVAAELGDDPLLAKASAATAAAIAVTTQAAQQSPAVAQPGTSAPAEPVAMPRVAESAAQPTSVPQPVAAAPDPIAQPSTPLYRFEMPNEPAPSPFSPADDDEGPSMGNWQDAASSSAPLNSVAAASLAAGAVKAASSTAAYSPAFDIVPERDYNPQVKQGIGPELPRPNKVKLPTRRELASYGIKLPSQRMAEEQAKDAEQQQPEVTASYSVPPQEDDVELQEAQLREAFASQQQNRYGESWQGASEPEDEDALQQAQLARQFAIQQQQRYNESDVKEAPVFNLDTSSAFDFSPMKDLVDDSPSEPLFTISATPEPEEPAQWQQPAAPEPASLPSLSAESSPWSSPEQEAYSAPPAPVKPAAPAQDSLFHPFLVRHEQPLEKPSTPLPTLDLLTSPPAEEEPVDMFALEQTARLVEARLADYRVKAEVVGISPGPVITRFELDLAPGVKASRISNLSRDLARSLSAVAVRVVEVIPGKPYVGLELPNKHRQTVYLREVLDCPKFRENPSPLAVVLGKDIAGQPVVADLAKMPHLLVAGTTGSGKSVGVNTMIISMLYKATPEEVRFIMIDPKMLELSVYEGIPHLLTEVVTDMKDAANALRWSVGEMERRYKLMSALGVRNLAGYNEKIEQAAAMGRPIPDPFWKPGDSMDTTPPVLEKLPYIVVLVDEFADLMMAVGKKVEELIARLAQKARAAGIHLVLATQRPSVDVITGLIKANIPTRIAFTVSSKIDSRTILDQGGAESLLGMGDMLYMPPNSSMPVRVHGAFVRDQEVHAVVQDWKARGRPQYIESITAGEESDSAAGGMMGDEELDPLFDQAVSFVVEKRRASISGVQRQFRIGYNRAARIIEQMEAQGIVSEPGHNGNREVLSPPPHEM from the coding sequence TTGAGCCAGGAATATACAGAAGATAAAGATGTTTCGTTACAACCGCTGAGCAGTGGACGTCGTCTGCTGGAAGCGTTGCTCATTCTTGTGGCCTTGTTCGCCATCTATTTGATGGTGTCGCTGGTTAGTTTTAACCCTTCAGATCCAAGCTGGTCACAAACCGCATGGCACGAACCTATCCATAATTTGGGTGGTAGCGTCGGCGCATGGCTGGCCGATACGCTATTGTTCATTTTTGGCGTGATGGCTTACGCCATTCCTCCCGTCATTATTGGTCTGTGTTGGATCACCTTCCGCCAACGCGATCGCCAGGATTACATCGACTACTTTGCCGTGGGTTTACGTCTGATTGGCGTACTGGCGCTGGTGGTAACAACCTGTGGTCTTGCGGCGCTCAACGTAGATGACATCTGGTATTTTGCTTCCGGCGGCGTCATTGGCAGCCTGGTCAGCAATGCAATGGCACCTTGGTTCAGTTCGGCTGGTGGCACCTTAACGCTGCTGTGCGTCTGGGCTGCCGGGATCACCCTTTACACCGGTTGGTCATGGCTGACGATTGCCGAGAAGATCGGTGGCGTGGTGATGGGTGTTCTGACCTTTGCCAGCAACCGTTCACGCCATGATGAACCCTGGCAGGAAGAAGAATACGACGACGAAGAGCAGGCTGATGAGGCGTCGCCTTCAATGCCTGCTTTACAGCCTGCAAATGAAGAAGACGATGTCTTGTTAGCCAAACCGCGCAAGATCAGCGAACCCGTTGCTGCAGAGTTGGGCGACGATCCGCTGCTGGCGAAGGCCAGTGCGGCAACTGCTGCTGCGATTGCGGTTACCACGCAAGCCGCACAGCAAAGCCCAGCCGTCGCGCAGCCTGGGACAAGTGCACCTGCAGAACCCGTCGCGATGCCGCGCGTTGCAGAATCTGCTGCCCAGCCAACGTCGGTTCCACAGCCTGTCGCTGCGGCGCCCGATCCGATCGCGCAACCTTCTACGCCGCTCTATCGTTTCGAGATGCCAAATGAACCGGCACCTTCGCCGTTTTCGCCGGCTGATGACGATGAAGGCCCAAGTATGGGCAACTGGCAGGATGCCGCTTCATCTTCAGCGCCTTTAAACAGTGTCGCCGCCGCTTCACTGGCTGCGGGAGCAGTAAAAGCAGCATCTTCAACAGCTGCTTATTCGCCTGCTTTCGATATCGTGCCTGAGCGTGATTACAACCCGCAGGTGAAGCAGGGCATTGGCCCAGAATTGCCGCGTCCGAATAAGGTTAAGTTGCCAACTCGACGCGAGTTAGCGTCGTACGGTATCAAGTTGCCTTCGCAGCGTATGGCGGAAGAGCAGGCTAAAGATGCTGAGCAGCAACAGCCGGAAGTCACCGCGTCTTACAGCGTTCCTCCTCAGGAGGATGATGTTGAGCTGCAAGAGGCGCAGTTGCGTGAAGCCTTCGCATCACAGCAGCAGAATCGTTACGGTGAAAGCTGGCAGGGCGCGTCTGAGCCTGAAGATGAGGATGCATTGCAGCAGGCTCAACTGGCACGTCAGTTCGCCATTCAGCAGCAGCAACGCTATAACGAATCTGATGTGAAAGAAGCGCCGGTCTTTAATCTGGATACCTCGTCTGCGTTTGATTTTTCGCCAATGAAAGATCTGGTCGACGACAGCCCAAGCGAGCCGCTATTTACGATCTCTGCAACGCCAGAGCCGGAAGAACCCGCGCAGTGGCAGCAACCTGCTGCGCCGGAGCCTGCGTCATTACCTTCATTAAGTGCTGAATCTAGCCCGTGGTCGTCACCGGAACAGGAAGCCTATTCTGCGCCGCCTGCACCAGTGAAACCTGCAGCGCCAGCACAGGATAGCTTGTTCCATCCGTTCCTGGTTCGCCATGAACAGCCACTGGAAAAACCTTCTACGCCGCTGCCAACGCTGGATCTGCTCACGTCACCACCGGCAGAAGAAGAGCCGGTGGATATGTTTGCGCTGGAGCAAACGGCGCGACTGGTTGAGGCTCGACTGGCTGATTATCGTGTGAAGGCGGAAGTGGTAGGTATTTCGCCTGGGCCGGTCATCACCCGTTTTGAGCTCGACTTAGCGCCAGGCGTTAAAGCTTCACGTATCTCTAACTTATCGCGTGACCTGGCGCGTTCACTGTCAGCGGTTGCCGTGCGCGTGGTGGAAGTCATTCCAGGTAAGCCTTATGTCGGGCTTGAACTGCCAAATAAACATCGTCAAACAGTTTATCTGCGCGAAGTGCTGGATTGTCCTAAATTCCGTGAAAATCCGTCACCGCTTGCAGTGGTATTAGGGAAAGACATTGCTGGCCAGCCGGTTGTGGCTGATTTGGCGAAAATGCCTCACTTACTGGTTGCCGGTACCACTGGTTCCGGTAAATCGGTGGGCGTTAACACCATGATCATTAGCATGTTGTATAAAGCCACGCCGGAAGAAGTGCGCTTTATCATGATCGACCCGAAAATGCTTGAGCTGTCAGTCTACGAAGGCATTCCGCATCTGCTGACCGAAGTGGTTACTGATATGAAAGATGCGGCCAATGCGCTGCGCTGGAGTGTCGGTGAAATGGAGCGTCGCTATAAGCTGATGTCTGCGCTGGGCGTGCGTAATCTTGCCGGATATAACGAGAAGATTGAGCAGGCTGCGGCGATGGGCCGACCAATTCCCGATCCGTTCTGGAAGCCGGGCGATAGCATGGATACCACGCCGCCGGTGCTTGAAAAACTGCCTTATATCGTGGTACTGGTCGACGAATTTGCCGATCTGATGATGGCGGTCGGTAAGAAGGTTGAAGAGTTGATTGCTCGTCTGGCACAGAAAGCACGTGCGGCGGGTATTCACCTGGTGCTGGCGACACAGCGTCCGTCGGTCGATGTGATTACCGGTCTGATCAAAGCCAACATCCCGACGCGTATCGCCTTTACCGTTTCCAGTAAGATTGACTCACGCACCATCCTTGATCAAGGCGGTGCGGAATCGCTGCTGGGCATGGGTGACATGCTGTACATGCCGCCAAACTCCTCAATGCCAGTGCGCGTGCACGGTGCATTCGTGCGCGACCAGGAAGTCCATGCGGTCGTTCAGGACTGGAAAGCACGCGGTCGCCCGCAATACATCGAAAGCATCACCGCTGGTGAAGAGAGTGATAGCGCGGCTGGCGGTATGATGGGTGATGAAGAGCTGGATCCGCTGTTCGATCAGGCGGTCTCTTTCGTGGTGGAAAAACGCCGGGCGTCCATTTCTGGGGTTCAGCGCCAGTTCCGTATTGGTTATAACCGTGCTGCACGCATCATCGAGCAGATGGAAGCGCAGGGCATCGTTTCTGAACCGGGACACAATGGCAACCGTGAAGTGCTTTCACCGCCGCCACACGAAATGTAA
- the lolA gene encoding outer membrane lipoprotein chaperone LolA — MKLRVIACGLLASFVSASVLADASSDLQQRLNKVNSFHASFSQKVTDGSGANVQDGEGELWVKRPSLFNWHMTAPDESVIISDGKNLWFYNPFVEQASVSLLQKAASNTPFMLIARNQPSDWKQYNIKQQGDNFELTPKSSDGNLKQFTINVTSSGTINKFSAIEQDGQHSDYQLKSQNNGAISPDKFTFTPPKGVTVDDQRQ, encoded by the coding sequence ATGAAATTACGCGTTATTGCCTGTGGCCTGTTGGCCAGTTTTGTTTCCGCATCAGTATTGGCGGATGCGTCCAGCGATCTGCAACAGCGTCTCAATAAGGTGAACAGCTTCCATGCCAGCTTCAGTCAGAAAGTGACCGATGGCAGCGGCGCCAACGTGCAGGATGGTGAAGGTGAGCTGTGGGTTAAGCGCCCAAGTTTGTTTAACTGGCACATGACCGCGCCGGACGAAAGTGTAATTATCTCTGATGGCAAAAATCTATGGTTCTACAATCCCTTCGTTGAACAAGCGAGTGTTAGCCTGCTGCAAAAAGCGGCCAGCAATACGCCGTTTATGCTGATTGCGCGTAACCAACCAAGTGACTGGAAACAGTACAATATTAAGCAGCAGGGCGATAATTTCGAGCTAACGCCGAAAAGCAGTGATGGCAACCTCAAGCAGTTCACCATCAATGTGACATCGTCTGGCACCATCAATAAGTTCAGCGCGATTGAGCAAGATGGTCAGCACAGCGATTATCAGCTGAAGAGCCAAAACAACGGTGCCATTAGCCCAGACAAATTCACCTTTACGCCGCCAAAAGGGGTAACGGTGGACGATCAACGTCAGTGA